One window of the Microvirga mediterraneensis genome contains the following:
- a CDS encoding UvrD-helicase domain-containing protein: protein MDAVELARQIASSLYLQAVARGCDPWQPYAFAVAEAERRGLDVEATAPGAALLDGGRASFVPQDRLILHENLGSAFDQAFLVAHEIGHVELGDDPGEEPVRAIDPARPAEVSPVGEDRVVDYGRRQRREVQMDLFAREFLIPRSVVRKLHLEDGLTALQIAERLGAPYDVVAQQLFDALLLPPAMPEPERERVERPLNPLQAAAARHRGPAYLLEAGPGTGKTQTLTSRVEGLLEEGVDPRRILLLTFSNKAAGEMAERIADKNKESAAAMWIGTFHAFGLDLIRRFHTELGLPSDPRLMDRMEAAELLEREFPRLRLVHYRNLYDPTQIIADMLAAISRAKDEVVDPKRYAELAEAMARRASTAEDLEAAERAQEVAQVYAVYEDLKRRAECIDFGDLVSLPVRLLENNDTIRATLQGRYDHVLVDEYQDVNRGSVRLLDALSRSGNNLWAVGDAKQSIYRFRGASSFNMARFGKDDFPGGARGRLKRNYRSVGEIVSAFSTFAGRMRAGGEGSGLEADRDQGAKPELRTVDRADQQTVALAEAIEEMRRQGYAYRDQAVLCTGNEKLSTLGQDLERLGVPVLFLGSLFERPEIKDLLSLLSILADGRAMGLARIACLPEFSMPVADVATVLGHLRTDECEAGDWLSDLDALTGLSEEGRAALREVARVLHGFDRSKSPWSVLATVLLDRTRIAARIASSGEILDRTRGIAIWQFMNFLRTQPSGEGLPISRLLDRVRRLVRLGDDRDLRQLPAAAQAIDAVRLMTIHGAKGLEFPIVHVPGLNSDTLPRTPSAPPCPAPDGMVEGGEGTALEIYRAGQAEEQECLFYVALSRARDRLLLYAPTQKANGQRRAVSPFLDALGSFLERRTVTPVRNIPSPPEAGDVELHVEGGLRFSASQIALYETCPRRFFYTHVLQVGGRRTTTAFMQMHEAVRSVVQRLIGDCEEIDGSELDQRVDASLRTHGLGENGYLAEYKTLALSMVQYLLSIREGHRPEPPASLELAFGEERIVFRPDDVLVGPDGGLTLRRVKTGHLRSAESKDVGAAALVLAVKDKHPDATVELVHLSDQAARPIVLSDRELQHRRNKLAGFLAEIRQGRFPAVPSGRTCPGCPAFFICGPVPAGILRKKF, encoded by the coding sequence ATGGATGCTGTCGAGCTCGCCCGACAGATCGCATCCAGCCTCTACCTTCAGGCGGTTGCCAGAGGTTGTGACCCCTGGCAACCGTATGCATTCGCTGTAGCCGAGGCAGAGCGCCGAGGGTTGGATGTCGAGGCCACGGCTCCAGGGGCGGCTCTGTTGGATGGAGGGCGGGCGAGCTTCGTTCCTCAGGACCGCCTTATCCTTCATGAGAACCTTGGAAGTGCCTTCGACCAGGCCTTCCTCGTCGCCCACGAGATCGGCCACGTAGAACTAGGGGACGATCCGGGTGAGGAACCGGTCCGCGCAATCGATCCGGCGCGGCCGGCGGAAGTTTCGCCGGTCGGTGAGGATCGCGTCGTGGACTATGGGCGCCGTCAGCGGCGCGAGGTCCAGATGGACCTGTTCGCCCGTGAGTTCCTGATCCCCCGATCCGTTGTCCGTAAGCTACACCTTGAGGACGGCCTGACAGCCTTGCAGATCGCGGAACGTCTGGGCGCTCCATACGATGTAGTAGCGCAGCAGCTGTTTGACGCTCTTCTCTTGCCTCCGGCTATGCCAGAGCCGGAGCGGGAGCGGGTTGAGAGACCTCTCAACCCGCTCCAAGCCGCCGCCGCTCGACATCGAGGCCCGGCCTATCTGCTCGAAGCCGGCCCAGGTACAGGCAAGACGCAGACCCTGACGTCTCGGGTCGAAGGATTGCTGGAGGAAGGTGTCGATCCGCGGCGGATCCTGCTTCTGACCTTCTCCAACAAGGCCGCTGGTGAGATGGCCGAGCGGATTGCGGACAAGAACAAGGAATCCGCCGCGGCGATGTGGATTGGAACATTCCACGCCTTCGGACTCGACCTCATCCGCCGTTTCCACACGGAACTGGGCCTACCCAGCGATCCGCGGCTCATGGACCGCATGGAGGCGGCGGAACTCCTTGAGCGTGAGTTTCCGCGGCTTCGTCTTGTCCACTACCGCAACCTATATGACCCAACCCAGATCATCGCCGATATGCTCGCAGCCATCTCGCGGGCCAAGGACGAAGTTGTCGATCCTAAGCGATATGCGGAACTGGCTGAGGCAATGGCCCGCCGTGCCTCTACGGCGGAAGACCTGGAGGCAGCTGAACGGGCGCAGGAGGTCGCGCAGGTTTATGCAGTTTACGAGGATCTGAAGCGAAGGGCCGAGTGCATCGACTTCGGGGATCTGGTTTCCCTGCCGGTACGGCTTCTGGAAAACAACGACACCATCCGCGCAACCCTGCAGGGGCGATACGATCACGTCCTCGTGGACGAATACCAAGACGTGAACAGGGGCAGCGTCCGCCTCCTCGACGCTCTGTCCCGCAGCGGGAACAATCTCTGGGCCGTCGGCGATGCGAAGCAGTCCATCTATCGGTTCAGGGGAGCCTCGTCCTTCAACATGGCCCGGTTCGGGAAGGATGACTTCCCCGGAGGTGCACGCGGGCGCCTGAAACGGAACTATCGGTCGGTTGGAGAGATCGTGAGTGCCTTCTCCACTTTCGCCGGCCGAATGCGTGCGGGTGGTGAAGGCAGCGGGCTGGAGGCGGACCGGGATCAAGGAGCGAAACCGGAACTTCGAACCGTGGACCGCGCCGACCAGCAGACCGTAGCGCTCGCCGAGGCCATCGAGGAGATGCGCCGCCAGGGCTATGCCTATCGCGATCAGGCGGTACTCTGCACAGGGAACGAAAAGCTCTCGACGCTCGGCCAGGATCTGGAGCGCCTAGGCGTGCCAGTGTTGTTCCTCGGCAGTCTGTTCGAGCGGCCGGAAATCAAGGACCTGCTTTCTCTCCTATCGATATTGGCGGACGGTCGGGCCATGGGGCTAGCCAGGATCGCGTGTCTGCCCGAGTTCTCCATGCCTGTGGCCGATGTTGCGACCGTGCTCGGTCATCTTCGAACCGATGAGTGCGAAGCCGGCGATTGGCTAAGCGACTTGGATGCCCTGACCGGCCTTTCGGAGGAAGGACGAGCTGCCCTCCGAGAGGTTGCGCGCGTCCTGCACGGTTTCGATCGGAGCAAGTCGCCCTGGTCAGTACTGGCGACCGTTCTGCTCGACCGGACGCGGATCGCAGCAAGGATCGCATCTTCGGGCGAAATCCTGGACCGGACCCGGGGCATCGCGATCTGGCAGTTCATGAATTTCCTTCGGACCCAGCCATCCGGTGAGGGCCTACCCATCAGCCGCCTTCTCGACCGAGTACGGCGGCTCGTTCGTCTTGGAGACGACCGGGACCTTCGCCAGCTTCCTGCTGCCGCCCAAGCCATCGACGCCGTGCGACTCATGACCATCCATGGCGCGAAGGGTCTCGAGTTTCCAATCGTCCATGTGCCCGGCCTGAACTCCGACACCCTGCCCCGAACGCCTTCCGCGCCGCCGTGCCCGGCACCGGACGGCATGGTGGAGGGGGGAGAAGGTACGGCCTTGGAGATCTACCGCGCGGGGCAGGCCGAAGAGCAGGAGTGCCTTTTCTACGTGGCCCTTTCGCGGGCCCGCGATCGACTGCTCCTCTATGCGCCAACACAGAAGGCCAACGGCCAGAGGCGCGCAGTATCCCCCTTCTTGGATGCGTTGGGGAGTTTTCTGGAGCGTCGGACTGTAACCCCGGTCAGGAACATCCCATCCCCTCCGGAGGCTGGCGACGTCGAGCTTCACGTCGAAGGTGGACTGCGTTTCAGCGCATCCCAGATCGCTCTCTACGAAACCTGCCCGCGGCGGTTCTTCTATACGCATGTTCTGCAGGTCGGCGGGCGCAGAACGACCACGGCCTTTATGCAGATGCACGAGGCCGTCCGTTCCGTGGTCCAGAGGCTGATCGGCGACTGCGAAGAGATTGATGGCAGCGAACTGGATCAAAGGGTAGACGCCTCTCTTCGAACGCACGGGCTCGGCGAGAACGGATATCTGGCTGAGTACAAAACGCTCGCCCTTTCAATGGTCCAATATCTTCTATCAATCAGGGAGGGCCATAGGCCGGAACCGCCGGCGAGCCTCGAACTGGCCTTTGGAGAAGAGCGGATCGTTTTTCGCCCCGACGACGTCCTCGTAGGCCCCGATGGAGGACTTACACTGCGACGCGTCAAAACCGGTCACCTGCGTTCGGCTGAGAGCAAGGACGTGGGGGCGGCCGCTCTGGTGCTTGCCGTAAAGGATAAGCATCCCGATGCGACCGTCGAACTCGTTCACCTTTCCGACCAGGCCGCAAGACCCATCGTTCTGTCAGACCGGGAACTCCAGCATCGGAGGAACAAGCTGGCCGGATTCCTCGCAGAGATTCGTCAAGGGCGCTTTCCGGCAGTTCCTTCTGGCCGCACGTGCCCCGGATGCCCCGCCTTTTTCATCTGCGGCCCCGTACCTGCCGGCATTCTCCGAAAAAAATTTTAG
- a CDS encoding ThiF family adenylyltransferase, producing the protein MSHAPFSRSADLRRLRDEGYFVQIQGGFLVMREVPYVDRQKQVRTGTLISSLTMAGDETRTPDTHVVHFDGDYPCRADGTPITGIAHQTDTTINLGHGLTARQSFSSKPDTGYTDYYHKMTSYVGILSGPAAILKPDATPRVFRAPEVEEDSVFNYTETASDRAGIGSLTERLASERVAIIGLGGTGAYVLDLVAKTPVREIRTFDGDEFLQHNAFRAPGAPSIDELREAPRKVDYLKGIYSKMHRGIVAHAEPLGASNLHLLDGITFAFLCMDAGEAKRLIVEKLEAIGVAFVDVGMGLELVEGSLGGILRVTASTPQKRDHVRRGRISFAGGGGDDLYSSNIQVADLNALNAALAVVKWKKIQGFYRDLEREHHSTYTTDGNQLENGDQE; encoded by the coding sequence ATGTCACACGCACCGTTCAGTCGTAGCGCCGACCTCAGGCGCCTCCGTGACGAGGGCTACTTCGTCCAGATCCAGGGCGGCTTCCTCGTCATGCGCGAAGTGCCATATGTCGACCGGCAGAAGCAGGTGCGCACCGGGACGCTCATCTCCAGCCTGACCATGGCTGGAGATGAGACCCGCACGCCTGACACCCACGTCGTCCACTTCGATGGCGACTATCCCTGCCGCGCCGACGGCACGCCAATCACCGGAATTGCCCACCAGACCGATACCACGATCAATCTTGGTCACGGTCTGACAGCCCGGCAATCATTCTCCAGCAAGCCGGATACCGGCTATACAGATTACTACCACAAGATGACGAGCTACGTCGGCATCCTGTCCGGCCCTGCCGCGATCCTGAAACCCGACGCCACGCCCCGTGTCTTTCGCGCGCCGGAAGTCGAGGAGGATAGTGTCTTCAACTACACCGAGACCGCGTCGGACCGCGCCGGTATCGGATCCCTGACCGAGCGGCTTGCATCGGAGCGGGTTGCGATTATCGGTCTCGGCGGCACAGGGGCGTACGTCCTTGACCTGGTCGCCAAGACCCCGGTTCGGGAGATCCGGACCTTCGACGGCGACGAGTTCCTTCAGCACAACGCCTTCCGTGCTCCAGGCGCTCCATCCATCGACGAGCTTCGCGAAGCACCTCGGAAGGTCGACTATCTGAAGGGGATCTACTCCAAGATGCACCGCGGGATCGTAGCCCATGCCGAGCCCTTGGGTGCAAGCAACCTGCATCTTCTCGATGGGATCACCTTCGCCTTCCTCTGCATGGATGCGGGCGAAGCGAAGCGTCTCATCGTCGAGAAGCTGGAGGCGATTGGTGTGGCCTTTGTCGATGTCGGCATGGGGCTGGAGCTTGTCGAGGGTTCCCTGGGTGGCATCTTGCGGGTCACCGCGAGTACGCCCCAAAAGCGTGACCACGTTCGCAGGGGCCGCATCTCCTTCGCTGGCGGTGGTGGCGACGACCTCTACTCCTCAAACATCCAGGTGGCAGACCTGAACGCGCTCAACGCCGCACTCGCGGTCGTGAAGTGGAAGAAGATCCAAGGCTTCTACCGTGATCTCGAACGGGAGCACCACAGCACCTACACTACCGATGGCAACCAGCTGGAAAACGGAGACCAGGAATGA
- a CDS encoding DNA-binding response regulator: MITPLRKRTLDGTLYKRDPKVEAQLAELAALPRDELVKRCSINRRDDLLYVRTECLLYFVRTCRADNSEVHFERLYRILAERVLRCLPKPESNDGKTASLTKGVIRDKVFSRFVELLSMDRSEYTEKLDYFEVRFDGALASLRCDAQEQAWRDENRSEALEFNDETGEPTPEVERAAGSYDPFVASENDDAGYRSRLDAAIEALPPHQSRIVEMIRRGIPIDSKEAGAITIAKTLGKSEKTIRTHRDKAYDALRAALTEGEAP; encoded by the coding sequence ATGATCACTCCACTGAGGAAAAGAACTCTCGACGGCACCTTGTACAAACGCGATCCAAAGGTCGAGGCTCAACTGGCTGAACTCGCAGCCCTGCCGCGGGACGAGCTGGTCAAGAGGTGTTCGATCAATCGTCGGGACGACCTGCTATATGTCCGTACTGAGTGCCTTCTGTACTTTGTTCGCACTTGCCGCGCGGACAACTCGGAGGTTCATTTCGAAAGGCTCTACAGGATCCTGGCTGAACGCGTGCTCAGGTGCCTGCCCAAGCCCGAGAGCAACGACGGGAAGACCGCATCGTTGACCAAAGGCGTCATCCGAGACAAGGTCTTCAGCCGTTTCGTCGAACTGCTTTCCATGGACCGCTCCGAGTACACGGAGAAGCTAGACTACTTCGAGGTGCGGTTCGATGGAGCCCTGGCCAGCCTGCGGTGTGATGCCCAGGAGCAGGCCTGGCGGGACGAGAATCGCTCGGAAGCTCTTGAATTCAATGACGAAACCGGGGAGCCAACGCCTGAGGTGGAGCGCGCTGCGGGGAGCTATGACCCATTCGTGGCATCAGAAAATGACGACGCAGGTTACCGTTCTCGTCTGGATGCGGCGATTGAGGCCTTACCCCCACACCAAAGCAGGATAGTCGAGATGATAAGGAGAGGCATTCCCATCGACTCGAAGGAGGCCGGCGCTATCACAATCGCGAAAACCCTTGGAAAGTCCGAGAAGACCATCAGAACCCATCGGGACAAGGCCTATGACGCCCTGCGTGCAGCGCTGACTGAGGGAGAAGCCCCATGA
- a CDS encoding multiubiquitin domain-containing protein, with protein sequence MDTNDPSNHGAGALHPARDHTILLAQGDLNFRGIEMTDPMPLGRQILASAGLDVRDGYSLFAILPSGDFEDVRLDEPFDLRGRGTGRFIAFQTDRDFKLTINDAQLEWGKPVISGAVLYKLAGPAEDEGVFLEVRGGEDRLIQPGELIDLNAPGIERFITAPKGPPTFEIIVNSRPRTVDDQRVTFEQIVQLAFPGQHAPNVEFSMTYRHAASKPPAGELAAGGVVEVKKKGTIFNVTRTVQS encoded by the coding sequence ATGGATACCAACGATCCCAGCAACCACGGGGCCGGAGCGCTGCACCCGGCCCGCGACCACACCATCCTGCTCGCACAGGGCGATCTCAACTTCCGCGGCATCGAGATGACCGACCCGATGCCGCTCGGTCGCCAGATCCTTGCAAGCGCCGGTCTCGATGTTCGCGACGGCTACAGCCTCTTCGCCATTCTGCCCTCGGGCGACTTCGAGGACGTCCGCCTCGACGAGCCCTTCGACCTTCGCGGACGCGGCACCGGACGCTTCATCGCTTTCCAGACGGACCGCGACTTCAAGCTGACCATCAACGATGCCCAGCTTGAGTGGGGCAAGCCCGTCATCAGCGGCGCGGTGCTCTACAAGCTCGCCGGTCCTGCCGAAGACGAAGGCGTCTTCCTGGAAGTGAGGGGCGGCGAGGACCGCCTGATCCAGCCCGGCGAACTGATCGATCTCAACGCGCCGGGCATCGAGCGGTTTATCACGGCGCCGAAGGGGCCGCCCACCTTCGAAATCATCGTCAACTCCCGCCCGCGTACGGTGGACGACCAGCGTGTCACCTTCGAACAGATCGTTCAGCTCGCCTTCCCGGGTCAGCACGCACCGAACGTCGAGTTCTCGATGACCTACCGCCACGCAGCGTCGAAGCCTCCTGCTGGCGAGCTCGCCGCCGGTGGTGTCGTCGAAGTCAAGAAGAAGGGGACCATCTTCAATGTCACACGCACCGTTCAGTCGTAG